The stretch of DNA ATATTTTAACAAAGACATGATATTGTAATTAGCTAAATTTTTACGACCTTCAAGATAAGATAATTCGATAAGGAAAACAAGACCGACAACAACTCCGCCTAACGCTTCAACCATGGCAACTGTTGCTTGCACAGTACCACCAGTAGCTAATAAATCATCAACAATTAATACTCTTTGTCCTGGAGTGATAGCATCTTTATGTATTTCCAAAGAATCCTTACCATATTCCAAGTCATATTCATGTTTCAGAGTTTCAGCGGGCAATTTTCCTGGTTTTCGTACAGGAACAAAACCTGCTTTTAGCGCGTAAGCAACTGGAGCTCCAACTACGAAACCCCGAGCCTCTGGACCTACAACTAATTCTACGCCTTGATCTTTAAAGGGTTCCGCCAAAGCATCAATTGCCTGATGAAACACCTCTCCCTCTTTTAGCAAGGTAGTAATATCTTTAAAACGGATACCTTTCTCAGGAAAATCAAGTACCACTCTAATTTTTTCTTTGAAATTCATAAATAAACCTCCTAATATAATATATAATACGAAAAATCTTAATAATAAGTAACACTAATAAAAAACTAAATTATGCATTCCCTACTAAACATTATTACCTTTAATTGCTAATAACAATTCATTACTTGATAATTTCATAAATTTTTCTGCAAACTTCACAAATTCATCGTTTTGGTTCATACCTAGACAAAACGTAGTAGATTGTTCAATGTCAAGTTTTTCTTTTGGTGTAGGCAATATCAATATTTCTCTTTCTACTCCAGATATTACGCACTGTATTAACTCTAATTCTTCTAAAATTTTAACAGCAGTACGAACAGAAGCTTCTGAAATGGCAACTTGATATTTACTCCGTACTTGTTCTACTATTTGAGAATCTGTTACCTCAGATCTGACTTGTTTTAGCACTAAATAAATTTGTCCAACAACGATACGTTCAGGATTTTTTTGCTGCAACAATAAGTGATTACTAGCAATATCCTCATTGTTAAATAATAAATGGATATAGGGACTTTGCGTAGTATTCATCCCACCCCAACATTGTTGCAGAAAGCTTTGCATCGTAAAGGGCAAACTATATAACATCGTATGTCCAACATGATCAAATTTTAGACCTTCTTTTATAAACAAGGTTGTAGTAAATATAACCTTAAGTATATCATCCCGAAACCAAGCTTGAACTTTATTTTTCCACTCTTCATTCAATCCTGAATGATAAAATCCGACTTGGTCTTTATAACTTGGGAGGCATTCTCTTAATCTTGCTGCCAAAGTAAAGGCTTCATAGGGTGTATTTACAAATATTAAGGTTTTTTCTTGTTGCTTAACTACATCCAGTAGATACGAAAATTTGTCAGCTATATGCCGAACATCTTTTAAAACCCAATTGTCTTGTTGCTTTTCATTAGCAGCAGAAATCACCTTGTCAGCATACAAAAAACATTCGGGTGAATAATTTCTTAGTTTTGCATCATTCTTGTGCAGCAGATACAATCGTTCTAAATCTGTCAGCTCTACTTGTTTTACATCAAAAGCACGCAATTGAATTTTCCGTTTGCCTTGCCACTCATTAAATTCAGGGAAAAATGCTAATTCTACCTTTTCTTTATCCTGTAAATTTTCAGCTAATCCTCCCATTTGCCAAGCAACAACATCATTCGTAATATTTTCTTGACTCACTTTCAATTTTAAGTGTCTTGCTTCCTGACCGATCGTACGAATGTCCTTAACTTCAACTGATTTACAAGCGAATATAGGGCTTTGATTCCCCATACCGTAAGGTTCAAGGCAACTTAACTGTTCTAAAAAATTTGCATTAATTTCATTTAACGAAACTAAAGAATCAATAGTTAATACTGGTATATAATCGGCTTGTGAGAGTGTAGTATTCGCAATTTGATTTAACCGTGCTCTGAGTTCCTCAATATGCTCAGGTAGTATGCTTAAACCTGCTGCTTGGTGATGTCCGCCAAACTGCAACAATATATCAGAACATTGACTTAATGCATCATATATATCAAAAGCAGGGATACTCCGACAAGATGCCTTTCCAATGCCATCGCGTATACTAACCATTATAACAGGACGATAATATCTTTCTACTAATCGAGAAGCTACAATACCAATGACTCCCGAATGCCAGTCTTCTCCTACTACTACTAACACTTTAGTAACATTCAAATCTATCTGCGCTATAAAATCTTCTGCAGCTGCTTGAATATTCTTTTCTACCACTTGACGCTGAGAATTCTCTCCTTCTAAATAAAGCGCCAACTCCTTTGCTCGTTCTACCTCCTCCGTAATTAGCAACTCGACGCCATAGTCTGCCCTACTAATACGACCAGCAGCATTTAGACGTGGCGCAATTGCAAAACCGATCTTACCTGTATCAATTTTATTGGCATCAATTCTACAAACTTCCATTAGTTCTTTTAAACCGATATTTTTTGTTTTAGCAATTTCAGTTAGGCCTAATTTTACTAATATACGATTTTCTCCAGTTATGGAAACAATATCAGCAACCGTTCCAACGGCTACTATATCTAGATATTCTAATAGTTTTTCATCGTTATCATAATAATATTGCCACAGTGCCTGGCATAACTTAAAAGCTACGCCCACTCCCGCCAAGTTTTTTTCAGGATAGGAACACTCTCTCTGTTTTGGATTAATAATGGCATGAGCGACTGGCAAATATTGTGCTGGCTCGTGATGATCCGTAATAATAATATCTAATCGATTAGCAACGGCCTTAACTTCATCAATAGCACTAATACCACAATCCACTGTAATTAGAAGTTCCGTTCCACTGGCAATCAACGTTTCCAGTGCAACACTATTTAAACCATATCCTTCACTTTGCCTTTCAGGAATATAATATTGAATATTTCCCCCTAATTTAGTAAATACCTTATATATTAGTGCACTTGATGTCATACCATCAACATCATAATCCCCATATACAATCATTTTTTGCTGATTTGTAATGGCTTGCACAATACGGCTAACAGCTTTTTCCATGTCTTTTAGTAAATAAGGATCACCCAATTTTTCTTGCCCACCAAATAAAAATTCCTCAGCAATACTTTTATCCATTATACCGCGATTAACAAGTACTTGTGCAATTATATCTGATATTCCCAGACTATTACTTAATTCTTTTTTTAAAGGAATATTTTCTGGCATAACTCGCCATGATTTTCTTATTTTTGGCATACTGCCTCCATTTTACCTAGAACATTATACCCAATAACAGGATATTATGCAAAGTAATCTATTCGATATATTAAACTTATTGGCTAATTTCTATGTGTATCTATTATCTATAGAAATTTCCTTGACCTAATATTATTCTTGAAAAAGTGTAATAATCCTCTTATTAAACATAAAAAAAGATTGTGTAGCGTAACGTTCTTCACGCTACTTAACACAATCCTCTTTCATCTAAGTCTTCAATTGCATATATACTGCCGCCAGCGACTTCCGCTAACTGCTTTAAATAAAATAGATGCGGTTTAAGGCCAATGCAAGTAAATCCATAATTACTACTTTTTATTTTTTTAGCAGTTGCTAGAGCGTCGTTTATCGGATTAGTAGTTACCGTTCCAAGTGTTGGTACACCATCTGTAATTAATATAATGAAAGGATTTTTAGCCTTTTCCTGTTCAATATATTCAAGGCAAGCCTTTAATCCTAAAGCCAATGGCGTCTCTCCATAAGCTTTAATTCCTTCCAAACTTTGTTCTAGCTGCCTAAAATCATGGGTAAAGGGTACCTGAACCCATGCCTGATTTTGTTGAAAAACTAGTACACTTATTCGGTCATTTGTAGAAAAAAACAAGTATCTTGCTAGCAATTTAGCAATGTGAATACGTTGACCATCCATACTAGAGCTAGCGTCAATTAGTAAACAAAATTCGATTTTTCTTCTTTTCCTGTTATTAAAATATCTTATATCATTATGTAGTATTTTAAATGTTTTATCCCCATTTTCAACCATTCTTTGTGCAGCAGCATTTACCATTTCTGCAATAGCCAATCCGCCATATTCTTTAACTGTTTTACCATGACAGATATGTTTTTCTTCTGAATAAAAGCCAGCGCTGTTTTCCAAGAATTTACTTTTTCCTAGCTGTTTACTCAAACATTTTGCTTCTCGAACAACTTTCCTTAAATGAGCTTCAATCTCAGGTAACTGTGTCTCTAAATAACTTTTAAATCCCTTACCATATTCCTCTATGCTAAGCAAATTACCTGCAAGTTGAATCATGCCTTCAGATGCTAAAATTTCGGGAACTCGACAACTATTTATACCACCTGCAGGCTTGGGGTCTTTGTTTTTTGAATGGTCTTTTTCTAAAAATTCCTTTAGTTCTTCTGTTTTATCTGATTTATTTATCCATTCATTTTCACCTAATTTTGCATCGACTTCAAAAATAGTATTATTCTTATTTTCTTGTAATAAAGAATCTGATTCATCCATGTAAGCTGATAAATCATATTTTTCTTTACTCAAACCCCTAACATTTTCAATTTTTTCGTTACATCGTAATTCTAAATTACAAGATAAAATAACGTTTTCTACTGCCATAACTATGCAAATCAAGCACGCCAAATGTTGCGGAGGTATCATTGCAGTAATATGAACATGATTTGAATGGGCTTTCCGAAGTGCTGCCCTTTTCCCATACTCTAACTTACCAGTAACACGTCCACCGCCTGTACTCGTTTGAATGTCAATGAAATCTGCCATTACAGCATTGCCCCGACCCAATTGCCTAACAACATGCTCTTTATTATAACCCTCTACAACTTTCTGTATTTCATTCGCTACCATATAATGATCCACAAGACCACATTGATGGAATATATCTATATGATAAATACCTCCTGGCTCTGTCCTTTGGTAGAAAATTTGTCCAGCGTCAATATCTTGCAAAATATGTACTCGCTCTGGCATTTTAGGATGAAAACTGTGTAACTTTTGGCTACAAACTGTGGTCTGTCCAATACGAGCACCCATATCCATGCTAAAAATATGTTGTAGCTCCTCAAGCACAGGTTCTATTTCATGCAAGAATTGAGGGTTAAAGAAATGCTCCTTATTTTTTATCATTCGGCATATTACCCTCACTAACAATAAACTCCTCAACAGGTAACTCTTTCATCGGAATAGCCCTTTTGGAAGGAGCAATTATAGTAGTCTTTTGAGGATCTATTATCTTTCCTGCTGATAAAGCTCCATTTTCAGAAGTTCCCATAGTCCCATGTTGTGTATTTTGAAGTGGAAATTTCATTTTTTTCCATAATATATTTATAAAGTTTTTCCACCACGAAGTCTTTTCCACATCACTAATTTTATCAAAATTTTCTGGCAACTGTTTTGTGGCGTAATTGTTTGCTACATTTTCAATACTAAGAGAATTGTTAGATAAATTTTCTAAATAATTTAAAATGGCGGTAATTGTTTCTCCATTTATACGATGGGCTAATGATAAAGATATTACTTGACTAATATCCCTTACTTCAACCGTTTGCCTACCAGCTAGCAAACACGATAATCTAGCAGCAAATTCGATAGTTTCAACTGCACGCAAACTTTCCAAGTTAAAATCAACATAAATTTTAGCAATCACTCTTCTGATATTATCTTCAACTATTATATTATTTAAGTTGCCTAAATTGAGGCTGCACTCTTCAGACGTTAAATCCTCGCCTTTTTTACCTTTTTCTAAAATATTCCACACTACCTGGTAATCATTAGGGCGCCCCATGTTAACGTTAAAATCAAACCGATCGGATAGTTGTCTTCTAATGCGGTTTAATGAACCAGGCTCTTCATCTGGATTTGATGCCGCCCAAATACTTACGGATATAGGTAACTCTACTGTGGATAGTCCAGTCTCTTCAATTTGCAAATGGCCAGGTTTAGTCCCCATAACATCTAATAATACGTCTGCCAATTCAGGAGATGTATCTGCCAACCGATTAATTTCGTCGATAAATATAACTCCGCGATGAGCCTGCGGAATCGTACCAGGTAAAATAGCAGCTGTTGCCACCTCTGAATTTGTAAGTTTTCCTAAGTCAATGCTACCAACTACTGTCCCAATTTTAGCAGCATGAGATATTTCTAGAAATGGACATGGAACGATCTCCGTGCCAATATCTACAATTTCTTCAGCAGATAGATATCGATGTTCTAGACAATGAGGCATATCCGGATGACAGTTATACCTACAATTTTTAATCCTTACGATGGGGGGCAACAATTCTTTAACAGATCTTAAAATAGTAGTTTTGCCAGTACCACGCAATCCCTCTGCATGAATATGTAGAGGCATTCCATTGTGTAAAGCAATAATAGATAGTTCTACTGCCTTAAATAAATCTCGATTACCATTGTGTCGGACAAGTTGATAATAGGATTTCATGAAAACTCCTCCTGTAGATTTAGTCTATCTTCTATTACTATTCCGTTGTCATATTTTACCCAATTATCCAGCATAAATTCAAAGCAAAGATTAGAATTATAGAATAGACTAATTCAGAAGGTCATAAAAAAATTATATATTTGCAGATAATTATAATCATAATTATCCCACAAGTGAAACGTAATAAGGCCACTAAAGCTAAACGAATTATAACCCTACCAATACTTTTAATTCGGGGTATAAGGGCTTTTGCGACGAGATATTCCCATAATATTGCCCCTACTAAAGCCCCCATCAAGGCATCCGCTACGATAATCCCAGCTAAGTTGCATACTATAGTATTTACACTATATTTCCGTGAAACATTATAATTACGCGTTAGAAAAACTCTAAAAAAACTTGCCCCACCTTCTGCTACTACCGTTAAAATTAGTAAAACAAAAAAAGTTCTTAATTGCGATTCACTAAATTGCAAGCCAAGTGTTAATGCATAAATAAAACTTGTTCCTAATATTATCAAAGTACCATGTAATTTAGGAGCTAACGTACATAATTGGCCTATAAGTAAGATGATTAATATGCTAATTTTAAATATCAAAATTATCCCTTTCTCATTGAACTATAGTTACTATCATTATTGCTGTTTTATCCTATATTTATGTAACAAATAAGCTGAGAAAATAATAAAAACTACCATTATAAAGCCAAAATAACCCATAATGTTCAAAATGGCAGAAAGCTTTAGTAAACTAACAATATATATAATTATATTTGCTATCACTAAGGCTGGGAAAAAAGATAGGTTAGCAATATGACTAATTTGTTTTGCATTAACAAGCATTGCTGGAACCATCGTATTAGCAAGAGTACAAAAGAATACTATGTAAAATACACCTACGATATTATTACCTCCTATGTATTTCACCACCACAGCTAAGGCTAAAGGCCCTGAAGCTTCTATAGATAATACGAGATATGCTATTAGCAAAGTAAATATACCCTCACTCAATTTTGCTAATACTACTAATAAAATCGCAAGGTACCCCTTCTTTGATAGATATGCTGCCATCTCAACAACTAAAATTGACCACATTCCGCCAACATTGTAACTCAATAGCCCAAGTAAAAGCATCCAGTTAATCTTTCCTATACTTGGAGCAATAAAATCAATCGTTATCTGTTGGAAGAATAATAAAGCTATAATTATTGGCGCTAGAAATAACCCTGTATAATTAAATAGTATTAGTAACCATCGACCATATCCTGCAGCAAGTACTGAGAACATTACGAGACACAGAAATGTTGCTAGGGGATGAGGTAAGCCTATCAACATCTCCAAGACTCTACCAGAGTAATAACCACCTGTTAAAGCGCTTGCGGGAACGCATATCGATAATATGATAAATGCTAATATTTTTTTACCTTTTAAACCATATAAATCTTTAGCTACAACAACTAATTCTTGACCACTTGCAACCC from Pelosinus sp. IPA-1 encodes:
- a CDS encoding adenine phosphoribosyltransferase, giving the protein MNFKEKIRVVLDFPEKGIRFKDITTLLKEGEVFHQAIDALAEPFKDQGVELVVGPEARGFVVGAPVAYALKAGFVPVRKPGKLPAETLKHEYDLEYGKDSLEIHKDAITPGQRVLIVDDLLATGGTVQATVAMVEALGGVVVGLVFLIELSYLEGRKNLANYNIMSLLKY
- the recJ gene encoding single-stranded-DNA-specific exonuclease RecJ encodes the protein MPKIRKSWRVMPENIPLKKELSNSLGISDIIAQVLVNRGIMDKSIAEEFLFGGQEKLGDPYLLKDMEKAVSRIVQAITNQQKMIVYGDYDVDGMTSSALIYKVFTKLGGNIQYYIPERQSEGYGLNSVALETLIASGTELLITVDCGISAIDEVKAVANRLDIIITDHHEPAQYLPVAHAIINPKQRECSYPEKNLAGVGVAFKLCQALWQYYYDNDEKLLEYLDIVAVGTVADIVSITGENRILVKLGLTEIAKTKNIGLKELMEVCRIDANKIDTGKIGFAIAPRLNAAGRISRADYGVELLITEEVERAKELALYLEGENSQRQVVEKNIQAAAEDFIAQIDLNVTKVLVVVGEDWHSGVIGIVASRLVERYYRPVIMVSIRDGIGKASCRSIPAFDIYDALSQCSDILLQFGGHHQAAGLSILPEHIEELRARLNQIANTTLSQADYIPVLTIDSLVSLNEINANFLEQLSCLEPYGMGNQSPIFACKSVEVKDIRTIGQEARHLKLKVSQENITNDVVAWQMGGLAENLQDKEKVELAFFPEFNEWQGKRKIQLRAFDVKQVELTDLERLYLLHKNDAKLRNYSPECFLYADKVISAANEKQQDNWVLKDVRHIADKFSYLLDVVKQQEKTLIFVNTPYEAFTLAARLRECLPSYKDQVGFYHSGLNEEWKNKVQAWFRDDILKVIFTTTLFIKEGLKFDHVGHTMLYSLPFTMQSFLQQCWGGMNTTQSPYIHLLFNNEDIASNHLLLQQKNPERIVVGQIYLVLKQVRSEVTDSQIVEQVRSKYQVAISEASVRTAVKILEELELIQCVISGVEREILILPTPKEKLDIEQSTTFCLGMNQNDEFVKFAEKFMKLSSNELLLAIKGNNV
- a CDS encoding VWA domain-containing protein, coding for MIKNKEHFFNPQFLHEIEPVLEELQHIFSMDMGARIGQTTVCSQKLHSFHPKMPERVHILQDIDAGQIFYQRTEPGGIYHIDIFHQCGLVDHYMVANEIQKVVEGYNKEHVVRQLGRGNAVMADFIDIQTSTGGGRVTGKLEYGKRAALRKAHSNHVHITAMIPPQHLACLICIVMAVENVILSCNLELRCNEKIENVRGLSKEKYDLSAYMDESDSLLQENKNNTIFEVDAKLGENEWINKSDKTEELKEFLEKDHSKNKDPKPAGGINSCRVPEILASEGMIQLAGNLLSIEEYGKGFKSYLETQLPEIEAHLRKVVREAKCLSKQLGKSKFLENSAGFYSEEKHICHGKTVKEYGGLAIAEMVNAAAQRMVENGDKTFKILHNDIRYFNNRKRRKIEFCLLIDASSSMDGQRIHIAKLLARYLFFSTNDRISVLVFQQNQAWVQVPFTHDFRQLEQSLEGIKAYGETPLALGLKACLEYIEQEKAKNPFIILITDGVPTLGTVTTNPINDALATAKKIKSSNYGFTCIGLKPHLFYLKQLAEVAGGSIYAIEDLDERGLC
- a CDS encoding ATP-binding protein, which encodes MKSYYQLVRHNGNRDLFKAVELSIIALHNGMPLHIHAEGLRGTGKTTILRSVKELLPPIVRIKNCRYNCHPDMPHCLEHRYLSAEEIVDIGTEIVPCPFLEISHAAKIGTVVGSIDLGKLTNSEVATAAILPGTIPQAHRGVIFIDEINRLADTSPELADVLLDVMGTKPGHLQIEETGLSTVELPISVSIWAASNPDEEPGSLNRIRRQLSDRFDFNVNMGRPNDYQVVWNILEKGKKGEDLTSEECSLNLGNLNNIIVEDNIRRVIAKIYVDFNLESLRAVETIEFAARLSCLLAGRQTVEVRDISQVISLSLAHRINGETITAILNYLENLSNNSLSIENVANNYATKQLPENFDKISDVEKTSWWKNFINILWKKMKFPLQNTQHGTMGTSENGALSAGKIIDPQKTTIIAPSKRAIPMKELPVEEFIVSEGNMPNDKK
- a CDS encoding DUF456 family protein — translated: MIFKISILIILLIGQLCTLAPKLHGTLIILGTSFIYALTLGLQFSESQLRTFFVLLILTVVAEGGASFFRVFLTRNYNVSRKYSVNTIVCNLAGIIVADALMGALVGAILWEYLVAKALIPRIKSIGRVIIRLALVALLRFTCGIIMIIIICKYIIFL